The following coding sequences lie in one Vanessa tameamea isolate UH-Manoa-2023 chromosome 17, ilVanTame1 primary haplotype, whole genome shotgun sequence genomic window:
- the LOC113400578 gene encoding lysozyme-like gives MITGLQLSLPICILAAVLFWTNSAGVFIPNLTEACYRCLCHVSTRCLTSHECTAGYCGPFNISRVYWIDAGKVTLPEDDSNRNHAWEDCARNYYCSKRIIEGYLEKFGKDCNGDGVTNCFDYMMINGNGGYGCTAPLNRSENGRRWLARYEECRHSLE, from the exons ATGATTACTGGACTGCAGCTCTCTCTACCAATCTGTATCCTTGCTGCTGTTCTGTTCTGGACGAATTCCGCAG GAGTTTTTATACCAAATCTAACAGAAGCATGCTATCGTTGTCTCTGTCACGTGTCAACTCGTTGCCTGACGTCCCATGAGTGCACGGCGGGATATTGTGGACCATTCAACATTTCAAGGGTCTACTGGATCGACGCTGGCAAAGTCACACTACCTGAAGACGATTCAAATAGAAATCATg CGTGGGAAGATTGCGCGCGTAATTATTATTGCTCGAAGCGAATAATAGAAGGCTACTTAGAAAAATTCGGAaaa GACTGTAACGGTGATGGCGTGACCAATTGCTTTGACTACATGATGATAAACGGCAATGGGGGCTACGGGTGCACCGCGCCGCTCAACCGCTCAGAGAACGGCCGACGGTGGCTGGCACGTTATGAAGAATGCAGACATTCACTTGAATAA